AAGCACAGTTACAATAGCAATCATACCATGAGTTTAATCGATACCCATTGTCACCTCAGCTATTATGCAGCTGAAGAAATTCCCGGCCTCCTTGAACGGGCAAATCAGTGCGGTATTACCCGCGCGATCTCTATTGGCGCTGGTGAAGGGGCAGAGTCGGCTAAGCAAGCTATCAAGTTAGCTGAAACGTATCAGAATGTCTGGGCCAGTGTGGGAATTCACCCTCATGACGCCGGGCAATATACAACAGTCGAAACAATTGAAACACTTGCCCAACACCCACGCGTGGTTGCTATTGGTGAGACTGGACTAGATTTTTTCCGTGACTGGGCACCTCAAGCAAACCAGGAAAAACTTTTTATTGCGCAGATTGAATTAGCCAAGAAAGTTAATAAGCCGCTGATCATTCATTGCCGTGATGCGGCAGCTCAAACCCTAAAAATTTTGCTTGAAAATCAAGCTGACCACGTTGGCGGCGTTTTTCATTGCTACAGCGAAGATGCTCAGTTTGCAGCAGAGTTAAGAAAAATAAATTTCATGGTCTCCTTTACAGGTAGCTTAACGTTTAAAAAAGCTACTGCCCTGCGCGAAGCTGCACGTGAGATTCCTCTCGATCAAATCATGCTCGAGACAGATACTCCCTACATGGCACCTGAGCCTTTTCGCGGCGCTCAAAGTGAACCCATGCACGTATTAAAGATTGCCGAAATGCTTGCTCAAGTTAAAGCTATTACTCTTGAAGAAGTTGCAGAAATAAGCACAAAAAATGCTCTGCGGTTATTCAGACTTTGCTAAAGACGAGCAATTTCAGCTAAGATAGCAAACAGTTATTATTAGTAGGTACATAATGTTTAACACATCTCCAGATGAAAGTTTTGGAACGACAACTTTAGAGGCTGCAATTGGCTGGTGTCGGAAGTATTCACTATTTTCCTATCCATTTGTTACCGCCTGCTGCGGCATGGAATTTATGGCCGTGAGTTGCTCCCATTACGATACCGATCGTTTTGGCGCAGCACTTCCGCGCTTTACCCCACGCCAATCAGATTTACTTTGGGTAGTTGGCACGATCACTCACAAACAAGCCCCTGTGCTTTTAAGAGTTTATGAGCAGATGGCT
This sequence is a window from bacterium. Protein-coding genes within it:
- the nuoB gene encoding NADH-quinone oxidoreductase subunit NuoB, which gives rise to MFNTSPDESFGTTTLEAAIGWCRKYSLFSYPFVTACCGMEFMAVSCSHYDTDRFGAALPRFTPRQSDLLWVVGTITHKQAPVLLRVYEQMAEPKWVIAFGACASSGGFYDNYATVAGVDKLIPVDMYIPGCPPRPEAVLDALMKLQRDIHRSKQALLGNQETPRADLVSEYIATKS
- a CDS encoding TatD family hydrolase, with the protein product MSLIDTHCHLSYYAAEEIPGLLERANQCGITRAISIGAGEGAESAKQAIKLAETYQNVWASVGIHPHDAGQYTTVETIETLAQHPRVVAIGETGLDFFRDWAPQANQEKLFIAQIELAKKVNKPLIIHCRDAAAQTLKILLENQADHVGGVFHCYSEDAQFAAELRKINFMVSFTGSLTFKKATALREAAREIPLDQIMLETDTPYMAPEPFRGAQSEPMHVLKIAEMLAQVKAITLEEVAEISTKNALRLFRLC